In one window of Nocardia brasiliensis DNA:
- a CDS encoding acyl-CoA carboxylase subunit beta: MTTLRSTLDTAAPDYTAAAEAMTAKLTEVEAEFAKAIAGGGPEKLARHRKRGKLTARERIELLIDEDSPFLELCPLAGWGSEFHVGASTIAGIGIVEGVECMIVAPDPTVRGGTSNPWTLRKTLRINDIVRENRLPVISLVESGGADLPTQKEVFVPGGRMFRDLTRASAAGIPTIALVFGNSTAGGAYIPGMSDHVVMIKERSKVFLGGPPLVKMATGEESDDESLGGADMHARVSGLADYYAVDEQDAIRLGRAIVRRLNWRKQGPAPRGAGLEPLYDPEDLLGIVPSDLKIPFDPREVIARIVDGSDFDEFKPLYGSSLVTGWAELHGYPIGILANARGVLFSEESQKATQFIQLANKTDTPLLFLHNTTGYMVGKEYEQKGIIKHGAMMINAVSNSTVPHISVLMGASYGAGHYGMCGRAYDPRFVFAWPSAKSAVMGGAQLAGVISIVSRAAAEAKGQPFNEEADAGMRAMVEAQIEAESLAMFMSGRLYDDGVIDPRDTRTVLGMSLSAIHNAPIKGADGFGVFRM; encoded by the coding sequence ATGACGACACTGCGCAGCACCTTGGACACCGCCGCGCCGGACTACACCGCGGCGGCGGAAGCGATGACCGCCAAGCTGACCGAGGTCGAGGCGGAGTTCGCCAAGGCGATCGCCGGCGGCGGACCGGAGAAGCTGGCCCGCCATCGCAAGCGCGGAAAGCTCACCGCGCGCGAGCGCATCGAGCTGCTCATCGACGAGGATTCGCCGTTTCTGGAACTGTGCCCGCTGGCGGGCTGGGGCAGCGAATTCCACGTCGGTGCCAGCACGATCGCGGGCATCGGCATCGTCGAGGGTGTCGAATGCATGATCGTCGCGCCCGATCCGACCGTGCGCGGCGGCACCTCGAATCCGTGGACGCTGCGAAAGACGTTGCGGATCAACGACATCGTGCGGGAGAACCGGTTGCCGGTGATCTCGCTGGTCGAGTCCGGCGGCGCGGACCTGCCGACGCAGAAGGAAGTCTTCGTGCCGGGCGGCCGCATGTTCCGCGACCTGACCCGCGCCTCGGCCGCCGGAATCCCCACCATCGCCCTGGTTTTCGGCAATTCCACGGCGGGCGGCGCCTACATTCCCGGCATGTCCGATCACGTGGTGATGATCAAGGAGCGCTCGAAGGTGTTCCTCGGCGGGCCACCGCTGGTCAAGATGGCGACCGGCGAGGAGTCCGACGACGAGTCGCTCGGCGGCGCCGACATGCACGCCCGCGTCTCGGGTCTGGCCGACTACTACGCCGTCGACGAGCAGGACGCGATCCGCCTCGGGCGCGCCATCGTCCGCAGGCTCAACTGGCGCAAGCAGGGCCCCGCACCGCGCGGTGCGGGGCTCGAGCCGCTGTACGACCCGGAGGATCTGCTCGGCATCGTGCCCTCGGATCTGAAGATCCCGTTCGACCCGCGCGAGGTGATCGCGCGCATCGTCGACGGCTCCGACTTCGACGAATTCAAACCGCTCTACGGCAGCAGCCTGGTCACCGGATGGGCGGAGCTGCACGGCTATCCGATCGGCATCCTGGCCAACGCGCGCGGCGTGCTGTTCTCCGAGGAATCCCAGAAGGCCACCCAGTTCATCCAGCTGGCCAACAAGACCGACACCCCACTGCTTTTCCTGCACAACACCACCGGTTACATGGTCGGCAAGGAGTACGAGCAGAAGGGCATCATCAAGCACGGCGCGATGATGATCAACGCGGTCTCCAACTCGACCGTCCCGCACATCTCGGTGCTGATGGGCGCCTCCTACGGCGCCGGGCACTACGGCATGTGCGGACGCGCCTACGACCCGCGCTTCGTGTTCGCCTGGCCCAGTGCGAAATCCGCCGTGATGGGCGGCGCGCAGCTGGCCGGCGTCATCTCGATCGTCAGCAGGGCGGCGGCCGAAGCCAAGGGCCAGCCGTTCAACGAGGAGGCCGACGCCGGGATGCGCGCCATGGTCGAGGCGCAGATCGAGGCCGAGTCGCTGGCCATGTTCATGTCCGGTCGCCTCTACGACGACGGCGTCATCGATCCACGTGATACCCGCACCGTGTTGGGAATGTCCTTGTCGGCCATTCACAATGCCCCGATCAAGGGCGCCGACGGCTTCGGCGTCTTCCGAATGTGA
- a CDS encoding acyl-CoA dehydrogenase family protein: MSWNTPERRELRATVRRFAEREVLPYLDEWERDGEIPRELHKKAGALGLLGIQFPESAGGSGGDGIDAMIVCEELHQAGASGGLFASLFTCGIAVPHMIAAGDPDQLERWVRPTLAGEKIGSLAITEPGGGSDVGHLTTTARRDGDHYIVNGAKTYITSGCRADYVVTAVRTGGPGSQGISLLVVEKGTPGFTVSRKLDKMGWRASDTAELSYVDVRVPVTNLVGPENSGFFQIAGAFVSERVGLAVQAYSSAQRCLDLTLEWVRSRETFGRPLISRQAVQNTVTEMARRIDVARVYTRDVAQRSANGETDLIAEVCFAKNTAVEAGEWVANQAVQLFGGLGYMRESEIERQYRDMRILGIGGGTTEILTGLAAKRLGYQS; this comes from the coding sequence ATGAGCTGGAACACCCCCGAACGCCGCGAATTGCGCGCCACCGTCCGACGTTTCGCGGAGCGCGAAGTACTGCCGTACCTGGACGAGTGGGAGCGCGACGGGGAGATCCCGCGCGAGCTGCACAAGAAGGCGGGCGCGCTCGGGCTGCTCGGAATCCAATTCCCGGAATCGGCGGGCGGTTCCGGCGGCGACGGCATCGACGCGATGATCGTGTGCGAGGAACTGCATCAGGCCGGCGCCTCGGGTGGGTTGTTCGCCTCGCTGTTCACCTGCGGCATCGCGGTGCCGCACATGATCGCCGCCGGCGATCCCGACCAGCTCGAGCGCTGGGTGCGTCCGACGCTGGCCGGGGAGAAGATCGGCTCGCTCGCGATCACCGAGCCCGGCGGCGGCTCCGACGTCGGTCACCTCACCACCACCGCCCGCCGCGACGGCGACCACTACATCGTCAACGGCGCGAAGACCTACATCACCTCGGGCTGCCGCGCCGATTACGTGGTCACCGCGGTGCGCACGGGCGGGCCCGGCTCGCAAGGCATTTCGCTGCTGGTGGTGGAGAAGGGCACGCCCGGGTTCACCGTCAGCCGCAAGCTGGACAAGATGGGCTGGCGCGCCTCCGACACCGCCGAGCTGTCCTACGTCGACGTGCGCGTGCCCGTGACCAACCTGGTCGGCCCGGAGAACTCCGGCTTCTTCCAGATCGCGGGCGCGTTCGTCAGTGAGCGGGTCGGCCTTGCGGTGCAGGCGTATTCGAGCGCGCAGCGCTGCCTGGATCTCACCCTCGAGTGGGTGCGCAGCCGGGAGACCTTCGGCCGCCCGCTGATCAGCAGGCAGGCCGTGCAGAACACGGTCACCGAGATGGCCCGGCGCATCGACGTCGCCCGCGTCTACACCCGGGATGTGGCCCAGCGCAGCGCGAACGGCGAGACCGACCTGATCGCCGAGGTCTGCTTCGCCAAGAACACCGCCGTCGAGGCGGGCGAATGGGTGGCCAACCAGGCGGTGCAACTATTCGGCGGCCTCGGCTACATGCGCGAGTCCGAGATCGAACGCCAGTACCGCGATATGCGCATCCTCGGCATCGGTGGCGGCACCACCGAGATCCTGACCGGTCTGGCCGCGAAACGATTGGGGTACCAGTCATGA